From one Streptomyces sp. CA-210063 genomic stretch:
- a CDS encoding amidohydrolase family protein, protein MTATEDTMWRRRRGLLPDGDPLVRALEELAERGRGHRLRAVGLVDPATGRPGPPHDLTVTDGTVTAWTPTPPASDGRAAPYTSYAVPGLVDSHAHVSSAADLVGLLVHGVTGFRQLWGEPAHLYAAGVHRARHAVLPRPWVTAGVVDGPGSRIPQGVTVVDGVRSVRQVIEDALAFGFDGIKVYDDVARPAFEVLVREAERAGLPVVGHIPEAVPLDLAQRTLRSSEHLYGIVPNVFRLPPERRWDALAAALRDHPAPGAVPGHFVCPTLVCWRARSGERRYTRPSRAALQAVDEGRRRSWQSAARDALRLDAAEVHRRGGLVDELGRIARALADTGTRLLAGTDCGNPFVLAGPSFHKELAELSRAGLDFGAVLRAATTHAYEAMGRRAGPVPGDPADLVLYRRPPDGDVTALARPDAVLVDGVLLDGTDLDRLWALRLAASGLDPSGWARGTLDPPVTTGRPTKETAHAG, encoded by the coding sequence ATGACGGCGACCGAGGACACCATGTGGCGTCGGCGCCGGGGGCTGCTGCCCGACGGGGACCCGCTGGTGCGGGCCCTGGAGGAGCTGGCGGAGCGCGGGCGCGGGCATCGGCTGCGGGCCGTCGGGCTCGTCGACCCCGCCACCGGGCGGCCCGGTCCCCCGCACGATCTGACGGTGACCGACGGCACGGTCACCGCCTGGACCCCGACGCCGCCCGCCTCCGACGGGCGCGCGGCGCCGTACACCTCGTACGCCGTGCCGGGCCTCGTCGACTCCCACGCGCATGTCTCGTCCGCCGCCGACCTGGTCGGTCTCCTCGTCCACGGTGTCACCGGCTTCCGGCAGCTGTGGGGCGAGCCGGCGCATCTGTACGCCGCCGGGGTGCACCGCGCCCGGCACGCCGTCCTGCCCCGGCCCTGGGTCACCGCCGGGGTGGTCGACGGGCCCGGGTCGCGGATCCCGCAGGGGGTCACCGTGGTGGACGGGGTCCGGTCGGTCCGGCAGGTGATCGAGGACGCGCTGGCGTTCGGTTTCGACGGGATCAAGGTGTACGACGACGTCGCGCGCCCGGCGTTCGAGGTCCTGGTGCGGGAGGCCGAGCGGGCCGGGCTGCCGGTCGTGGGCCACATCCCCGAGGCGGTGCCCCTGGACCTGGCCCAGCGCACGTTGCGGTCGTCCGAGCATCTGTACGGCATCGTGCCCAATGTGTTCCGGCTGCCGCCCGAGCGGCGCTGGGACGCGCTGGCGGCTGCCCTGCGCGACCACCCGGCACCCGGCGCCGTACCCGGCCACTTCGTCTGCCCCACCCTCGTCTGCTGGCGCGCCCGCAGCGGTGAGCGCCGGTACACCCGCCCCTCCCGCGCGGCCCTCCAGGCGGTGGACGAGGGCCGCCGCCGGTCCTGGCAGTCGGCGGCCCGGGACGCCCTCCGGCTGGACGCCGCCGAGGTGCACCGGCGCGGCGGCCTCGTCGACGAGCTGGGCCGGATCGCCCGCGCCCTCGCCGACACGGGCACCCGGCTGCTGGCCGGCACCGACTGCGGCAACCCGTTCGTCCTCGCCGGCCCCTCCTTCCACAAGGAGCTGGCCGAACTGTCCCGCGCGGGGCTCGACTTCGGCGCCGTACTGCGGGCGGCGACCACTCACGCGTACGAGGCCATGGGGCGGCGGGCGGGCCCGGTGCCCGGTGATCCGGCGGACCTGGTCCTCTACCGGCGGCCGCCCGACGGCGACGTGACCGCCCTGGCCCGGCCCGACGCGGTGCTCGTCGACGGAGTCCTCCTCGACGGCACCGACCTCGACCGCCTGTGGGCGCTACGCCTGGCCGCGTCCGGCCTCGACCCGTCCGGCTGGGCCCGCGGCACCCTCGACCCACCGGTCACCACCGGCCGACCCACGAAGGAGACAGCCCATGCAGGCTGA
- a CDS encoding YcaO-like family protein, protein MLTAALLDGAAKDDVPPERETAIQQALSSVGDWLAAERLTADIRKYGIESAPTYEVRLTDARGALCSRSSGKGLGHRSMASALFESAEHYHLDWRRDPRASEAEFLPGREIAGQDTARRSALLRRLGGIMPDAPVLTRTYRPVEETLTGRADHGPAGRPHRHPVFLRDGGYRNWPHPDDDRSFQPLWHYTSSAGYAAGATVHEALVHAVNELIERDAWSYQLARSYFGLPGEGPELRVVDHDTLPAELRELTGTVEQVREAPVLIVDITCDTGVPAYVVCDARSREEVRLIGSGASPVRTYALQRALLEYLQVRTMFEHGPVDADTEAGQIATALARYPRHLAAARFDVGQLPHERRAFDADDGLPAAASPEQLLRHLVDRLRDLGVDVHHRVLTPPGSVTVVDVVAPGLEMFDKARAGYPVLPTGRLGERLRPRKNHGEDHGKDHGGAPR, encoded by the coding sequence CTGCTGACCGCGGCCCTGCTGGACGGGGCCGCCAAGGACGACGTTCCGCCTGAGCGCGAGACGGCCATCCAGCAGGCCCTGTCCTCCGTCGGGGACTGGCTGGCCGCGGAGCGGCTGACGGCCGACATCCGCAAGTACGGCATCGAGTCCGCGCCGACCTACGAGGTGCGGCTGACGGACGCCCGGGGCGCGCTCTGTTCCCGCAGCTCCGGCAAGGGGCTGGGGCACCGGAGCATGGCGAGCGCGCTGTTCGAGAGCGCCGAGCACTACCACCTGGACTGGCGCCGGGATCCGCGGGCGTCGGAGGCGGAGTTCCTGCCGGGCCGGGAGATCGCGGGCCAGGACACCGCCCGGCGGTCCGCGCTGCTGCGCCGGCTCGGCGGCATCATGCCGGACGCGCCCGTGCTGACCCGTACGTACCGCCCGGTGGAGGAGACCCTGACCGGGCGGGCGGACCACGGCCCGGCCGGGCGGCCGCACCGGCACCCCGTGTTCCTGCGTGACGGCGGCTACCGCAACTGGCCCCACCCGGACGACGACCGGTCGTTCCAGCCGCTGTGGCACTACACCTCCAGCGCCGGTTACGCGGCGGGCGCCACCGTGCACGAGGCACTGGTGCACGCCGTCAACGAGCTGATCGAGCGGGACGCCTGGTCGTACCAGCTGGCCCGGTCGTACTTCGGGCTGCCCGGCGAGGGGCCCGAGCTGCGGGTGGTCGACCACGACACGCTGCCCGCCGAACTGCGGGAGCTGACCGGCACGGTCGAGCAGGTCCGCGAGGCGCCGGTGCTGATCGTCGACATCACCTGTGACACCGGCGTACCGGCCTATGTGGTGTGCGACGCGCGGAGCCGGGAGGAGGTGCGGCTGATCGGCAGCGGGGCCTCGCCGGTGCGGACGTACGCGTTGCAGCGGGCCCTGCTCGAATACCTCCAGGTGCGCACGATGTTCGAGCACGGGCCGGTGGACGCGGACACCGAGGCCGGGCAGATCGCCACCGCGCTGGCCCGCTATCCCCGCCATCTCGCCGCCGCCCGGTTCGATGTCGGTCAACTGCCGCACGAGCGGCGGGCGTTCGACGCGGACGACGGGCTGCCCGCGGCCGCGAGCCCCGAGCAGCTGCTGCGGCATCTCGTGGACCGGCTGCGGGACCTGGGCGTGGACGTCCACCACCGGGTGCTCACGCCGCCGGGGTCCGTCACGGTCGTCGACGTCGTCGCGCCGGGCCTGGAGATGTTCGACAAGGCGCGGGCGGGCTATCCGGTGCTGCCGACCGGGCGGCTCGGCGAGCGGCTGCGACCGCGCAAGAACCACGGAGAGGACCACGGAAAGGACCACGGAGGTGCGCCCCGGTGA
- a CDS encoding cytochrome P450: MQADREPDRTGQEAKRPAEPDHPPQQATCPVDFDFFAAPQTYRDAAAEHAGEHGAFYSDRGFWVLTTYDGIVDAFKDEGTFTVGRVSAAEGAEEERWIPLTVEGREHTAWRQRLGAWFTPQRVRELTPSMRAGARRRIEGFLEKGEVSFNEDFARPYVLENLMTAVGWPPDGFDLLIAINRAMIDSRSAPDPRAAAYGELGLPALERFAREHIARRRAEPADDLTTASFGWEIDGAEVTDDDRASLLCTLFLAGIDSTVNHLANAVQHLAHHEEDRRRFLAGPEVRPPAVEEFLRANSCMYPGRQAATGGAGGVADRGDTVLLPLALANHDPEVFPEPGRIDFDRARNPHIAFGTGPHQCLGAAFARAQILVALEEWHALVPDYAPSPEQRTAEPPFLRNSYDLRLVW, translated from the coding sequence ATGCAGGCTGACCGGGAACCCGACCGCACGGGGCAGGAGGCGAAACGCCCCGCAGAACCCGACCACCCCCCACAGCAGGCCACATGCCCCGTCGACTTCGACTTCTTCGCCGCGCCGCAGACGTATCGCGACGCCGCCGCCGAACACGCCGGTGAGCACGGCGCCTTCTACAGCGACCGGGGCTTCTGGGTGCTGACGACGTACGACGGGATCGTGGACGCGTTCAAGGACGAGGGCACGTTCACCGTCGGGCGGGTCAGCGCGGCGGAGGGCGCCGAGGAGGAGCGCTGGATCCCGCTGACCGTCGAGGGCCGCGAGCACACGGCGTGGCGGCAGCGGCTGGGTGCCTGGTTCACCCCGCAGCGGGTGCGGGAGCTGACCCCGTCGATGCGTGCGGGCGCCCGGCGGCGGATCGAGGGGTTCCTGGAGAAGGGCGAGGTGTCGTTCAACGAGGACTTCGCCCGGCCGTACGTCCTGGAGAACCTGATGACGGCCGTGGGCTGGCCCCCGGACGGGTTCGACCTGCTCATCGCCATCAACCGGGCGATGATCGACTCCCGTTCGGCACCGGACCCCAGGGCGGCGGCGTACGGCGAACTCGGGCTTCCGGCGCTGGAGCGGTTCGCCCGGGAACACATCGCCCGGCGGCGCGCGGAGCCCGCCGACGACCTGACCACCGCCAGCTTCGGCTGGGAGATCGACGGTGCCGAGGTCACCGACGACGACCGTGCCTCCCTGCTGTGCACGCTGTTCCTGGCCGGCATCGACTCGACGGTGAACCATCTGGCCAACGCCGTCCAGCACCTCGCCCACCACGAGGAGGACCGGCGGCGGTTCCTCGCCGGTCCCGAGGTCCGGCCGCCGGCGGTCGAGGAGTTCCTGCGGGCCAACTCGTGCATGTACCCGGGCCGGCAGGCCGCGACCGGCGGCGCGGGCGGGGTCGCGGACCGGGGCGACACCGTGCTGCTTCCGCTCGCCCTCGCCAACCACGACCCCGAGGTGTTCCCGGAGCCCGGCCGGATCGACTTCGACCGGGCGCGCAACCCGCACATCGCCTTCGGCACCGGCCCCCACCAGTGCCTCGGCGCGGCCTTCGCGCGCGCCCAGATCCTGGTGGCCCTGGAGGAGTGGCACGCCCTCGTCCCGGACTACGCGCCGTCCCCCGAGCAGCGCACGGCCGAGCCACCGTTCCTGCGCAACTCCTACGACCTGAGGCTCGTCTGGTGA
- a CDS encoding alpha/beta fold hydrolase, translated as MRDGNGTSRRDVFEVFSRDGTPIRGFSRPGPGETVVLVHGVAMDRRIWAESGFLDALPDAHVLALDLRGRGESGRVGTAEGHALRRYVEDVRAVLDRFGRARYSLFGTFFGGRIALQVAAVDTRVARAFSFCAHAEQVEIPEDAVEEEAVAVEGPGGHAYLRDHFTGRGAPPWMVEACARVDPGELGAATRGLLHGSDRRTERGHPDQELVLITADGDADLAPFHAGERRLGAHLWLVDAPTRIKAAGRLAEVGRRVAGVLAEGGHGTGDAPGEARTTGDAPAEARASGTGVV; from the coding sequence GTGCGGGACGGTAACGGCACGAGCCGTAGGGACGTCTTCGAGGTGTTCTCCCGCGACGGCACGCCGATCCGGGGCTTCAGCAGGCCCGGGCCGGGCGAGACCGTCGTCCTCGTCCACGGTGTGGCCATGGACCGGCGGATCTGGGCGGAGTCGGGGTTCCTCGACGCGCTCCCGGACGCCCATGTCCTCGCGCTCGACCTGCGGGGACGCGGGGAGAGCGGGCGCGTCGGCACGGCGGAGGGCCACGCCCTGCGCCGGTACGTCGAGGACGTCCGCGCGGTCCTGGACCGGTTCGGCCGCGCACGGTACAGCCTGTTCGGCACGTTCTTCGGCGGGCGGATCGCCCTCCAGGTCGCCGCCGTGGACACCCGGGTGGCCCGGGCGTTCTCCTTCTGCGCGCACGCCGAGCAGGTGGAGATCCCCGAGGACGCCGTCGAGGAGGAGGCGGTGGCCGTCGAGGGCCCCGGCGGGCACGCCTATCTGCGTGACCACTTCACCGGGCGGGGCGCCCCGCCGTGGATGGTCGAGGCCTGCGCCCGCGTCGACCCCGGTGAGCTGGGGGCGGCCACGCGGGGTCTGCTGCACGGCTCCGACCGGCGGACCGAACGCGGCCACCCCGACCAGGAGTTGGTACTGATCACCGCCGACGGCGACGCCGACCTGGCCCCCTTCCACGCCGGGGAGCGCCGCCTCGGCGCCCACCTGTGGCTCGTCGACGCCCCGACCCGCATCAAGGCCGCGGGGCGTCTCGCGGAGGTCGGGCGGAGGGTGGCGGGGGTACTGGCGGAGGGTGGGCACGGGACGGGAGACGCACCGGGTGAGGCCCGTACGACCGGAGACGCACCGGCCGAGGCCCGCGCGTCCGGGACGGGGGTCGTATGA
- a CDS encoding YcaO-like family protein, whose product MLEATATECELREVVHRSYPSDRTVTVRCTVRPAEGTAQADGYGTATTEAVARAKALSEAVERLVACTPFATVARPPTTPAPGSGSGPVPPFPAAGVRTAPDGCASREYRPLSGDGPRRVPLYWSSPWVAGEELRAGTLSAAEARLSSTVGWAVAPTPEAALRGALLELTELIDYGVFLHRRLAGPARPRSAGDETLVVPLGGAVRTPTVLAVAYGRGRLMPATGLGCGASRAEATDRALLELAQAETMWRSNPTAEPAERFFLRRFERWPLLTRCATLDFELNDLSGLSGLDGLSAPNDPAGRPAPYDDGPHPASPLEELEAGGITVWADSGAVDISGPDIPRTRLCFAHVVSDPQPLLGLVRAGIPVFDTGEVRRTLDPSRRDAHRDTPRGAPRDAARDRSADRGPAGRGRQGRRSA is encoded by the coding sequence ATGCTCGAAGCGACGGCGACGGAGTGTGAGCTGCGCGAGGTCGTCCACCGTTCGTATCCGTCGGATCGAACGGTGACCGTGCGGTGCACCGTACGCCCCGCCGAGGGCACCGCCCAGGCCGACGGCTACGGCACCGCCACGACCGAGGCCGTGGCACGGGCGAAGGCCCTGTCGGAAGCCGTGGAGCGGCTGGTGGCGTGCACCCCCTTCGCAACGGTCGCCCGTCCGCCGACGACCCCGGCCCCCGGCTCGGGCTCCGGTCCGGTCCCGCCCTTCCCGGCGGCCGGGGTACGCACCGCGCCGGACGGCTGTGCGAGCCGGGAGTACCGGCCGCTGTCCGGGGACGGACCGCGCCGGGTGCCGCTGTACTGGTCCTCGCCCTGGGTCGCCGGCGAGGAACTGCGCGCGGGCACGCTGTCGGCCGCGGAGGCACGGCTGTCGAGCACGGTCGGCTGGGCCGTCGCCCCGACGCCCGAGGCGGCCCTGCGCGGGGCGCTGCTGGAGCTGACGGAACTGATCGACTACGGCGTCTTCCTGCACCGTCGTCTGGCGGGCCCGGCGCGGCCCCGGTCGGCGGGTGACGAGACGCTGGTGGTGCCGCTGGGCGGCGCCGTCCGTACGCCGACCGTGCTCGCCGTGGCGTACGGCCGCGGGCGGCTGATGCCGGCCACCGGGCTGGGCTGCGGGGCGAGTCGGGCCGAGGCGACCGACCGGGCGCTGCTGGAGCTCGCGCAGGCCGAGACGATGTGGCGGTCGAACCCCACCGCCGAGCCGGCCGAGCGTTTCTTTCTGCGCCGCTTCGAGCGGTGGCCGCTGCTCACGCGGTGCGCGACCTTGGACTTCGAGCTCAACGATCTGAGCGGTCTCAGCGGTCTCGACGGGTTGAGCGCTCCGAACGATCCGGCCGGCCGCCCGGCGCCGTACGACGACGGGCCGCACCCGGCGTCCCCCCTGGAAGAGCTGGAGGCCGGCGGCATCACCGTGTGGGCCGACTCCGGTGCCGTCGACATCTCAGGCCCGGACATCCCCAGGACCCGTCTCTGCTTCGCCCATGTGGTGTCGGATCCGCAGCCCCTCCTGGGCCTTGTCCGCGCAGGCATCCCCGTGTTCGACACGGGAGAAGTGAGGAGGACCCTTGACCCGTCCCGCCGAGACGCCCACCGAGACACACCCCGAGGCGCACCCCGAGACGCAGCCCGAGACCGATCTGCTGACCGCGGCCCTGCTGGACGGGGCCGCCAAGGACGACGTTCCGCCTGA
- a CDS encoding RiPP maturation radical SAM C-methyltransferase → MKLALVAPPWNSLYRPSIQIATLAALEGTGDGDPITPVYAYLDWFEYAVDALECDPAEFVTVYDTIGEELYGLGVGDWIFGGVLDAHGPGEEADVRDRYAAFLTEHGVAEELVGRVLALRAVAPGFTAGLAGRLVATGAECFGFTTSFSQLMPALAVARAVKDQAPERLVLLGGANCDRPMGQAVMRAYPFVDAVVQGEGEAAVAAVRAARGAHDLAAAPGLVLRHEGGLRVSLPTVQPAESAPVPRYAEYFERLRALPHRELIAPHVALPFQMSRGCWWGEKLQCTFCGENGSGMVYRSKPGEQLTKTLRRLTEEHGVFDTYAVDTILARNDNGLAELAAAEVDITTFFEVKANLGPREVGEMRAAGVTMVQPGIESLSSGALKLLRKGATAFHNLRFLVLCQELGIDAQWNLLSAMPDETAAMLQEQLRLIPFITHLAPPSTVSKVRVDRYSPYFEKPEEFGIALDGPEPKYRFVHAGRTAAERAELAYSFDHVELAGRDDSAMAAEMLALRRRLGARVGLWKKLHDQSRFSFRFGPNMTVLHDGRPHVGTGRHVLRGGDDQLFRCLVHGGRLHQAVGQVAAMTGRPEDEVHATVREWARRGWIHLEGRRGLVLAVRDGMRDELGRAAELREAAAESERAAAESGMAGAGSGRVGAGR, encoded by the coding sequence GTGAAGCTCGCGCTCGTGGCACCACCCTGGAACAGCCTGTATCGCCCGTCCATCCAGATCGCCACCCTCGCGGCGCTGGAGGGCACGGGGGACGGTGATCCGATCACACCGGTGTACGCGTACCTGGACTGGTTCGAGTACGCCGTCGACGCGCTGGAGTGCGATCCGGCGGAGTTCGTCACCGTCTACGACACGATCGGCGAGGAGCTGTACGGGCTCGGCGTCGGGGACTGGATCTTCGGCGGGGTCCTGGACGCCCATGGTCCCGGGGAGGAGGCGGACGTCCGCGACCGGTACGCCGCCTTCCTCACCGAGCACGGTGTGGCCGAGGAGTTGGTGGGCCGGGTGCTGGCGCTGCGCGCGGTGGCGCCCGGGTTCACGGCGGGGCTCGCCGGGCGGCTCGTGGCGACCGGCGCGGAGTGCTTCGGGTTCACCACGTCGTTCAGTCAGCTGATGCCCGCGCTGGCCGTCGCCCGGGCCGTCAAGGACCAGGCGCCCGAGCGGCTGGTGCTGCTCGGCGGGGCGAACTGCGACCGGCCCATGGGGCAGGCCGTGATGCGGGCGTACCCGTTCGTCGACGCGGTCGTGCAGGGCGAGGGCGAGGCGGCGGTGGCGGCGGTCCGGGCCGCGCGCGGCGCCCACGACCTCGCGGCGGCCCCGGGTCTGGTCCTGCGGCACGAGGGCGGGCTGCGGGTGTCGCTGCCGACGGTGCAGCCGGCCGAGTCGGCGCCGGTGCCCCGGTACGCGGAGTACTTCGAACGGCTGCGGGCGCTGCCGCACCGTGAGCTGATCGCCCCGCATGTGGCGCTCCCGTTCCAGATGTCGCGGGGCTGCTGGTGGGGCGAGAAGCTGCAGTGCACCTTCTGCGGGGAGAACGGCAGCGGGATGGTCTACCGCAGCAAGCCGGGCGAGCAGCTGACCAAGACCCTGCGCCGGCTGACCGAGGAGCACGGCGTGTTCGACACGTACGCGGTCGACACGATCCTCGCGAGGAACGACAACGGCCTCGCCGAACTCGCCGCGGCGGAGGTCGACATCACCACGTTCTTCGAGGTGAAGGCCAATCTGGGGCCGCGTGAGGTGGGCGAGATGCGGGCGGCGGGCGTCACCATGGTGCAGCCGGGCATCGAGAGCCTGAGCAGCGGTGCGCTGAAGCTGCTGCGCAAGGGGGCGACGGCCTTCCACAACCTGCGTTTCCTGGTGCTGTGCCAGGAGCTGGGCATCGACGCCCAGTGGAACCTGCTGTCGGCGATGCCCGACGAGACGGCGGCGATGCTTCAGGAGCAGCTGCGGCTGATCCCGTTCATCACGCATCTCGCGCCGCCGTCGACGGTGAGCAAGGTCCGGGTCGACCGCTACAGCCCGTACTTCGAGAAGCCCGAGGAGTTCGGTATCGCGCTGGACGGGCCCGAGCCGAAGTACCGCTTCGTGCACGCCGGCCGCACCGCCGCCGAACGCGCCGAGCTGGCCTACTCGTTCGACCATGTGGAGCTGGCGGGGCGGGACGACTCCGCCATGGCCGCGGAGATGCTGGCGCTGCGGCGGCGTCTCGGGGCCCGGGTGGGCCTGTGGAAGAAGCTGCACGATCAGTCGCGGTTCTCGTTCCGGTTCGGGCCGAACATGACCGTGCTGCACGACGGCCGGCCGCACGTCGGCACCGGGCGGCATGTGCTGCGGGGCGGCGACGACCAGCTGTTCCGCTGTCTGGTCCACGGCGGACGGCTGCACCAGGCCGTCGGCCAGGTCGCCGCCATGACGGGCCGGCCGGAGGACGAGGTGCACGCGACGGTACGGGAGTGGGCGCGGCGCGGCTGGATCCATCTGGAGGGCCGGCGCGGTCTCGTCCTCGCGGTGCGCGACGGCATGCGGGACGAGCTGGGCCGGGCGGCGGAGCTGCGGGAAGCCGCGGCCGAGTCGGAGCGGGCCGCCGCCGAGTCGGGGATGGCCGGTGCGGGATCGGGGAGGGTCGGTGCGGGACGGTAA
- the botA gene encoding bottromycin family RiPP peptide gives MGPVVVFDCMTADFLNDDPNNAELSALEMEELESWGAWDGEATS, from the coding sequence ATGGGACCCGTAGTCGTATTCGACTGCATGACCGCGGATTTCCTCAACGACGACCCCAACAACGCCGAACTGAGCGCTCTGGAGATGGAGGAGCTGGAGTCCTGGGGTGCCTGGGACGGCGAAGCCACCTCTTGA
- a CDS encoding RiPP maturation radical SAM C-methyltransferase, with translation MPQPAPGVVFVPAAKNVSLVSMPWNSVIRPSIQVGILRSLAESEGWQVDARYSYLDFYGLAQRMLGFSDEKWSEAYELVSEKLYHLSVGDWIFSCRRGDAERREAYFAQLRARRVDDTSIELVDALREVADRHVERTAAELLESAPDVVGFTSMFSQNGPSLAVAERLRDLGYGGVIVLGGSNCEGSMGRALLANYPAVDAIVDGPGEDAFVALLRQVGAGGPLRTRGRLVTRLPADDDAAPAAPLTAAALDVPTPNYDGFFEQLHAAGLHGLEPEITLPVEFSRGCWWGAKTHCTFCGLNGATMAYRSKNPDTVADELRHLMDRYGVLDFFAVDNILDLKYLDTALPSVEKLNTDHSLFFEVKANMEWADIRAVRRAGVRSVQPGIESLSTEGLRHLRKGATAYQNIRFLLGCAEYGVRADWNILTGYPHETPDSLKAQLDVVASLTHLTPPHITLIRFDRFSPYVEAPESYGLTLTSPLPGYQYAYPRLSPEDLWDIAYHFEGDFTDDPDNGPVRRRLAARVRLWRAHHDSARFSYRLGFDSVTLTDERPGLPPHTTTLRGEEARLFRAVVGGTRFRDLQGQEWQGERWDQALETLRTWRRKRWVYIEGTKVIALAVREQPSAYRTPPPKGTPRRARTPVPLTLTARP, from the coding sequence TTGCCGCAACCGGCTCCGGGGGTTGTTTTCGTGCCTGCCGCCAAAAACGTTTCTCTTGTATCAATGCCTTGGAACAGCGTCATCCGGCCTTCGATTCAGGTCGGTATTCTGCGCTCGCTCGCCGAGAGTGAAGGCTGGCAAGTAGACGCCCGATATTCCTATCTGGATTTCTACGGACTGGCCCAGAGAATGCTGGGGTTCTCCGACGAGAAGTGGTCGGAGGCTTATGAGCTGGTCTCCGAAAAGCTCTACCACCTTTCGGTGGGCGACTGGATCTTCTCGTGCCGCCGGGGTGATGCCGAGCGGCGGGAGGCGTACTTCGCCCAGTTGCGGGCGAGGCGGGTCGACGACACGTCGATCGAGCTGGTCGACGCGCTGCGCGAGGTGGCCGACCGCCATGTGGAGCGGACGGCCGCCGAGCTGCTGGAGTCCGCGCCGGACGTCGTCGGCTTCACCTCGATGTTCAGCCAGAACGGCCCGTCGCTGGCGGTCGCGGAGCGCCTGCGGGACCTCGGCTACGGCGGCGTGATCGTGCTCGGCGGCAGCAACTGCGAGGGCTCGATGGGCCGCGCCCTGCTCGCCAACTACCCTGCGGTGGACGCCATCGTGGACGGCCCCGGCGAGGACGCCTTCGTCGCCCTGCTCCGCCAGGTCGGGGCCGGCGGCCCGCTCCGTACGCGAGGACGCCTGGTCACCCGCCTGCCCGCCGACGACGACGCCGCGCCGGCCGCCCCGCTCACCGCCGCCGCCCTGGACGTACCCACCCCCAACTACGACGGGTTCTTCGAGCAGTTGCACGCCGCCGGTCTGCACGGCCTCGAACCCGAGATCACCCTTCCGGTGGAGTTCTCCCGCGGCTGCTGGTGGGGCGCCAAGACCCACTGCACCTTCTGCGGCCTCAACGGCGCGACCATGGCGTACCGGAGCAAGAACCCCGACACCGTCGCCGACGAGCTGCGACATCTGATGGACCGCTACGGGGTGCTCGACTTCTTCGCGGTGGACAACATCCTGGACCTCAAGTACCTCGACACGGCACTGCCGTCGGTGGAGAAGCTCAACACCGACCACTCGCTGTTCTTCGAGGTCAAGGCCAACATGGAGTGGGCCGACATCCGGGCCGTGCGCCGGGCGGGGGTCCGTTCCGTGCAGCCGGGGATCGAGAGCCTCAGCACGGAGGGGCTGCGGCATCTCAGGAAGGGTGCCACGGCGTACCAGAACATCCGGTTCCTGCTGGGCTGCGCCGAGTACGGCGTGCGGGCGGACTGGAACATCCTCACCGGGTATCCGCACGAGACGCCGGACTCCCTCAAGGCGCAGCTGGACGTCGTCGCGTCGCTGACGCATCTGACGCCGCCGCACATCACACTGATCCGCTTCGACCGGTTCAGCCCGTACGTCGAGGCGCCCGAGAGCTACGGGCTCACGCTGACCAGCCCGTTGCCGGGCTACCAGTACGCCTATCCCCGCCTCTCTCCGGAGGATCTGTGGGACATCGCGTACCACTTCGAGGGTGACTTCACGGACGACCCCGACAACGGGCCCGTGCGGCGGCGGCTCGCCGCGCGCGTCCGGCTGTGGCGGGCGCACCACGACTCCGCCCGCTTCAGCTACCGGCTCGGTTTCGACTCGGTCACCCTCACCGACGAACGACCCGGGCTGCCGCCGCACACCACCACCCTGCGGGGCGAGGAGGCGCGGCTGTTCCGCGCCGTCGTGGGCGGCACCCGGTTCCGCGACCTCCAAGGGCAGGAGTGGCAGGGGGAACGCTGGGACCAGGCCCTGGAAACGCTGCGCACCTGGCGGCGGAAGCGGTGGGTCTACATCGAAGGCACGAAGGTCATCGCACTGGCGGTACGCGAGCAGCCCTCGGCCTATCGCACCCCACCGCCCAAGGGCACTCCCCGGCGGGCTCGTACCCCCGTACCCCTCACGCTCACCGCTCGACCGTAA